In the genome of Taurinivorans muris, one region contains:
- a CDS encoding insulinase family protein, with protein MHKDFALLREERLTELGGTARLWRHKKTRAEVLSVVNADENKSFGVAFRTPPKNSTGVAHILEHSVLCGSKKYPVKEPFVELLKSSLQTFLNALTFPDKTCYPVASTNLQDFYNLIDVYLDAVFYPRIDENVLLQEGWHIHAEDTDTVKWNFKGVVYNEMKGVYSSPDSVLAEESQHSVFPDTLYSLDSGGNPPEILNLTYAEFKDFHTRYYHPSNARFFFWGDDPEEARLEKLAELLNDFDYLDINSAVPLQKRLDYERKIETFYAAEEDDGNPRSAHVTVNWLLCEGKDAEEIMVLEMLEHILTALAGSPLRKALMDSGLGEDVTGCGMETDLRQAYYSIGLRSVLPADGDKIEILILETLADLAERGISQKAIDSAVSATEFILRENNTGNFPRGLSAMFQSLSTWLYGEDPFLPLAWEKPLASIKSRLAKGEKVFENAIKKWFLDNPHRSLVVLLPNSSLAKEREEKERARLDNIVRSLNDKEKQEVVALSSALVLAQAKEDSKEALATIPTLGLNDIPLQGKENPLAVKQSGGITVLRHEIDTTGILYVKILFPLDHVRQEDLPLLSLYCRALTEMGTKNYDFVDLGLEISARTGGLDTGVSVHSRVDEDEPFMHLRISAKVVEEKIDTLYALLEEILLQTDFSNKERFVQMVWEDKARFEQSIVPAGHSLLASYINGMFSKLGYLNEEMNGLPYWDFIRQLADTVQDDFADIEARLNALHASILSKVKTVLSLTGTEQLIAKGERLAALLEGFADVSRPVPDRSYAFKKQAAGLLLPAQVNYVGLGADLKKNGYVFHGSSHVITRFLRMGYLWDRVRVQGGAYGAFVRYTRNAGTLAFVSYRDPNVERTLAVYKDTANYLGNLTLSREELTKAIVGAIGDIDTYLLPSAKGNAALWEYMTGYTKAMREQVRAEVLGTMPADFHDFAPYLQKALDGGVETALGGGQVQEYAAKANWNIIKLL; from the coding sequence ATGCATAAAGATTTTGCCTTATTGCGCGAAGAGCGTTTAACGGAACTTGGCGGAACTGCCAGACTTTGGCGGCATAAGAAGACCAGAGCCGAAGTTTTGAGCGTCGTCAACGCCGATGAAAACAAAAGTTTCGGGGTGGCTTTCAGAACTCCCCCGAAAAATTCGACGGGCGTCGCCCATATTTTGGAACATTCCGTGCTTTGCGGTTCTAAGAAATATCCTGTAAAGGAACCTTTCGTGGAGCTTTTGAAAAGCTCTTTGCAGACTTTTTTAAATGCCCTCACTTTTCCGGATAAGACGTGTTATCCGGTGGCGAGCACCAATTTGCAGGATTTTTATAATTTGATTGATGTGTATTTGGACGCTGTTTTTTATCCCCGCATTGATGAAAACGTGCTTTTGCAGGAGGGCTGGCATATCCATGCCGAGGATACGGATACCGTGAAATGGAATTTCAAAGGCGTTGTCTACAATGAAATGAAAGGGGTTTATTCTTCCCCTGATTCCGTGCTTGCGGAAGAAAGCCAGCATTCTGTTTTTCCGGATACCCTTTACAGTTTGGATTCCGGCGGCAATCCTCCTGAAATTTTAAATTTGACCTATGCGGAGTTTAAAGATTTCCATACACGCTATTATCATCCGAGCAACGCCCGTTTTTTCTTTTGGGGTGATGACCCGGAAGAGGCTCGTCTTGAAAAGCTTGCGGAACTTTTGAATGATTTCGATTACTTGGACATCAATTCAGCTGTTCCTTTGCAAAAACGCCTTGACTACGAGCGGAAGATTGAAACATTTTATGCCGCGGAAGAGGACGACGGAAATCCGCGCAGCGCCCATGTCACGGTAAATTGGCTTTTATGCGAGGGCAAGGACGCGGAAGAAATAATGGTGCTTGAAATGCTTGAGCATATTTTGACGGCGCTTGCAGGTTCTCCGCTTCGCAAAGCCCTGATGGATTCCGGACTTGGGGAAGATGTGACAGGCTGCGGTATGGAAACGGATTTGCGCCAAGCCTATTATTCCATCGGGCTCCGTTCTGTTTTGCCCGCGGACGGAGATAAAATCGAAATTCTGATTTTGGAAACCTTGGCGGATTTAGCCGAGCGGGGTATAAGCCAAAAAGCCATTGACAGCGCCGTTTCGGCAACAGAATTTATTTTGCGTGAAAACAATACGGGCAATTTCCCCCGCGGACTTTCCGCCATGTTTCAAAGCCTCAGCACTTGGCTTTACGGCGAAGACCCGTTTTTGCCTCTTGCATGGGAAAAGCCCCTTGCAAGCATAAAAAGCCGTTTGGCAAAAGGTGAAAAGGTTTTTGAAAACGCCATTAAAAAATGGTTTTTGGATAATCCCCACCGTTCTTTGGTTGTGCTTTTGCCCAATTCTTCCCTTGCAAAAGAACGGGAAGAAAAAGAGCGGGCACGCTTGGACAACATTGTCCGTTCATTAAATGATAAGGAAAAACAAGAGGTTGTCGCTCTTTCTTCCGCCTTGGTTCTTGCCCAGGCAAAGGAAGACAGCAAAGAAGCCCTTGCGACCATTCCGACCTTGGGTTTAAACGATATTCCCTTGCAGGGCAAAGAAAATCCTTTGGCTGTGAAGCAAAGCGGCGGTATTACCGTGCTGCGCCATGAAATCGATACCACCGGCATTTTATATGTGAAAATTTTATTTCCCCTCGACCATGTCCGTCAAGAAGATTTGCCGTTGCTTTCTCTTTATTGCCGGGCGCTTACGGAAATGGGTACGAAAAATTACGATTTTGTGGACTTGGGGCTTGAAATATCCGCCCGGACTGGCGGTCTTGATACGGGCGTTTCCGTACACAGCAGGGTTGATGAAGATGAACCGTTCATGCATCTGCGGATTTCCGCAAAAGTTGTCGAAGAAAAAATCGATACTCTTTATGCGCTGCTGGAAGAGATTTTGCTTCAAACCGATTTTTCCAATAAGGAACGGTTCGTGCAAATGGTCTGGGAGGACAAGGCGCGTTTTGAGCAGTCCATTGTTCCTGCCGGGCACAGCCTTTTGGCGTCCTATATCAATGGCATGTTTTCAAAGCTCGGGTATTTGAACGAAGAAATGAACGGTTTGCCTTATTGGGATTTTATCCGCCAATTGGCAGATACGGTACAGGATGATTTTGCAGACATCGAGGCTCGCCTGAACGCTTTGCATGCAAGCATTCTGAGCAAAGTTAAAACAGTGCTCAGCCTTACCGGTACGGAACAGCTCATCGCAAAAGGGGAAAGGCTTGCCGCTCTGTTGGAAGGCTTCGCCGATGTTTCCCGTCCCGTTCCTGACCGCAGTTACGCTTTCAAAAAACAAGCGGCGGGACTCCTTTTGCCTGCGCAAGTCAATTATGTGGGGCTTGGGGCGGATTTGAAAAAAAACGGTTATGTTTTTCATGGTTCTTCCCATGTGATCACCCGCTTTTTACGGATGGGCTATCTGTGGGACAGGGTGCGTGTGCAGGGCGGCGCCTACGGAGCGTTTGTACGGTATACGCGGAATGCGGGAACGCTGGCTTTTGTTTCCTACCGCGACCCCAATGTGGAAAGAACCCTTGCCGTATATAAAGATACCGCCAATTACCTGGGCAATCTGACCTTGAGCCGAGAAGAGCTGACAAAAGCCATTGTCGGGGCGATCGGCGACATTGATACGTATTTGCTGCCTTCGGCAAAAGGGAACGCGGCGCTTTGGGAATATATGACAGGGTATACGAAAGCGATGCGCGAGCAAGTACGGGCGGAAGTTTTAGGTACGATGCCCGCTGATTTCCATGATTTTGCGCCGTATTTGCAAAAGGCTCTCGACGGGGGCGTTGAAACGGCTTTGGGCGGCGGACAAGTGCAGGAATATGCCGCAAAAGCAAATTGGAACATCATTAAATTATTATGA
- a CDS encoding 2-oxoacid:acceptor oxidoreductase family protein, which translates to MRKLCEERENTPHVVQGNIAFASGCVRAGIDAVEGYPGTPSTEVIDKGLAKVQDKIRVGWAVNEAVAAGMGVGASLAGKDAVVTMKIPGVFQAGDVFTSASTYSVGRGGLVFYVASDFAPNSTQHLVDPRYLYKSCFLPVFEPRNHQEMHEAAKIAVEISRTFKTAAVVHASGLLCHSEGLIRLIPQEKREEAPVDDFRAMNSLPNNARKSYDRIMDERMPQLADFVENSPLNKEYAGTGKKGVITYGSGSLYMEEYRAVVDSGIDVLSLAFTNPLPMEKIKAFVSRIHARGGNVYVLEDGYRFVEEHCRMAGLNVIGKPLYNKNTEWNFAGITEFLGGTVENIQPDLMPMPRPPMICAGCPYRLTGLLLSRMRRQGKIEAIFGDIGCNTLLYFMGASDTCLAMGASESMRAGFVNVKPDSQGKVVSILGDGTECHSGLDATRNSLFRHIGGLKIILDNEWIGMTGGQPSPTSPVNLGGQASPFKLEQALEAEGAEVIGASAYDYKELQAKLKEALEKAEQGDRLVVLVVKGTCIRKVPASEKKARPELDPAKCVSCGSCLICPGIAFDSKKKPDWNNLCTSCAGGRAACMEMCPRGAISQADREICVRRRGQNEELFTAPDEIFCSEVQREKLPERLSLAIRGVGGQGNLFFGKVLAQLAFLAGYDKENIVKGETHGMAQMGGPVISTFACGHAYSPELAPCSADCLIVMEKSEVLRPGFLSMLKKGGTILLAETKVLPQGQTMDKYPGDSAIAEVLKGFQVRSVDVLAKALSLGDKQGKCANIVMLGVLSKTAPFCEIPESLWLKALQGLSPKAELWERNYKAFMLGRE; encoded by the coding sequence ATGCGAAAACTTTGTGAAGAGCGGGAAAATACTCCCCATGTCGTACAGGGCAATATCGCTTTTGCCAGCGGCTGCGTGCGCGCGGGCATTGACGCCGTAGAGGGGTATCCCGGAACACCAAGCACGGAAGTGATAGATAAGGGCTTGGCAAAGGTTCAGGATAAAATACGGGTCGGCTGGGCTGTGAACGAAGCTGTGGCGGCGGGCATGGGCGTAGGCGCGAGCCTTGCGGGCAAAGACGCGGTTGTGACCATGAAAATACCGGGCGTATTTCAAGCGGGCGATGTGTTTACTTCTGCTTCAACGTACAGCGTCGGACGCGGGGGCTTGGTTTTTTATGTCGCGAGCGATTTTGCGCCCAATTCGACGCAGCATCTTGTTGACCCGCGATATTTGTATAAAAGCTGTTTTCTTCCTGTTTTTGAGCCGCGCAACCACCAGGAAATGCATGAAGCCGCTAAAATTGCCGTGGAAATTTCCCGTACGTTTAAAACGGCGGCGGTTGTGCATGCGAGCGGTTTGCTTTGCCACAGCGAAGGGCTGATACGCCTTATTCCTCAGGAAAAGCGGGAAGAAGCGCCAGTGGATGATTTCAGGGCGATGAATTCTTTGCCGAACAATGCCCGTAAGTCTTATGACCGGATTATGGACGAGCGCATGCCGCAGCTTGCCGATTTTGTGGAAAACAGCCCGCTGAACAAGGAATATGCTGGAACGGGCAAAAAGGGCGTTATCACGTATGGGTCCGGTTCTTTGTATATGGAAGAATACCGTGCTGTCGTGGATAGCGGGATTGATGTGCTTTCTTTGGCTTTTACCAATCCTTTGCCCATGGAGAAGATCAAAGCCTTTGTTTCCCGTATTCATGCCCGAGGCGGAAACGTGTACGTGCTTGAGGACGGATACAGGTTTGTGGAGGAACATTGCCGGATGGCGGGGCTTAACGTTATCGGCAAGCCTTTGTACAATAAAAATACGGAATGGAATTTCGCAGGCATTACAGAATTTTTAGGCGGCACGGTCGAAAACATTCAGCCTGATTTAATGCCTATGCCCCGTCCGCCCATGATTTGTGCGGGCTGTCCTTACCGTTTGACTGGTCTTCTGCTCAGCCGCATGCGCAGGCAGGGCAAGATAGAAGCGATTTTCGGCGATATTGGCTGCAACACCCTGCTTTATTTCATGGGGGCTTCTGATACGTGTCTTGCCATGGGGGCAAGCGAAAGCATGCGCGCTGGTTTTGTGAATGTCAAACCTGATTCGCAGGGAAAGGTCGTCAGTATTTTGGGTGACGGCACAGAGTGCCATTCAGGACTTGACGCCACGCGAAACAGCTTGTTCCGTCACATCGGCGGTTTGAAAATCATTCTTGACAACGAATGGATAGGCATGACTGGAGGACAGCCAAGCCCGACCTCCCCGGTCAATTTAGGGGGGCAGGCTTCGCCCTTTAAGCTTGAGCAGGCTTTGGAGGCGGAGGGAGCGGAAGTCATCGGCGCAAGCGCTTACGATTATAAAGAGTTGCAGGCAAAATTGAAAGAAGCGCTGGAAAAGGCGGAACAGGGCGACAGGCTTGTTGTTTTGGTTGTGAAAGGCACGTGCATACGCAAAGTGCCGGCAAGCGAAAAAAAGGCGCGTCCGGAGCTTGACCCTGCGAAATGCGTTTCTTGCGGGTCTTGTTTGATTTGTCCCGGAATTGCTTTTGACAGCAAGAAAAAACCTGATTGGAACAATCTGTGCACTTCCTGCGCGGGCGGTCGTGCCGCTTGTATGGAAATGTGCCCGCGCGGGGCGATAAGCCAAGCGGACAGAGAAATTTGCGTGCGGCGCCGCGGGCAGAATGAAGAGCTTTTTACTGCTCCCGATGAAATTTTTTGCAGTGAAGTGCAAAGGGAAAAGCTTCCTGAACGCTTAAGTCTTGCTATCCGAGGCGTTGGCGGACAAGGTAATTTATTCTTCGGCAAGGTGCTTGCGCAGCTTGCTTTTTTAGCCGGTTACGACAAAGAAAACATTGTCAAAGGCGAAACCCACGGCATGGCGCAAATGGGCGGTCCGGTAATCAGCACGTTTGCCTGCGGGCATGCTTATAGTCCGGAGCTTGCCCCTTGTTCTGCCGATTGCTTGATTGTTATGGAAAAAAGTGAAGTTTTACGTCCCGGTTTTCTTTCCATGCTGAAAAAAGGCGGCACGATACTGCTGGCGGAAACGAAAGTCTTGCCTCAGGGGCAGACAATGGATAAATATCCGGGCGACAGCGCCATTGCCGAAGTTTTAAAAGGTTTTCAGGTCCGTTCCGTCGATGTGCTGGCAAAGGCGCTCAGTCTCGGGGATAAGCAAGGCAAATGCGCAAATATCGTCATGCTTGGCGTTTTAAGTAAAACCGCACCTTTTTGTGAAATTCCGGAAAGTCTGTGGCTGAAAGCTTTGCAGGGATTAAGTCCGAAAGCGGAACTTTGGGAAAGAAACTATAAAGCTTTCATGCTCGGCAGAGAATAG
- a CDS encoding GNAT family N-acetyltransferase: protein MQAIRLAVQENRAEVEAVAEDAYSLYLERMDKKPFPMLDDYEVHISGKHVHVLEEQGRIVAYVVLIPEDDKTLLLDNIGVRSCFQKKGYGKKLTLFAERWAKERGYGRIILYTDVIMHENLAWYPALDYTQTHRVREKGYDRVYFEKNV, encoded by the coding sequence ATGCAGGCGATACGCTTGGCTGTGCAGGAAAATCGTGCCGAAGTCGAGGCTGTTGCCGAGGACGCTTACAGCCTCTATCTTGAGCGTATGGATAAAAAGCCTTTTCCCATGCTTGATGATTATGAAGTCCATATTTCCGGAAAGCATGTCCATGTGCTTGAAGAGCAAGGGCGGATTGTCGCTTATGTTGTGCTCATTCCGGAGGATGACAAAACGCTGCTGCTTGATAATATTGGCGTTCGCTCTTGTTTTCAAAAGAAAGGATATGGTAAAAAACTCACGCTGTTTGCCGAGCGGTGGGCGAAAGAGCGGGGCTATGGCAGAATAATCCTCTATACCGATGTCATTATGCATGAAAACCTTGCCTGGTATCCCGCTCTTGATTATACGCAAACGCATAGGGTTCGGGAAAAGGGCTATGACAGGGTTTATTTTGAAAAGAACGTATAA
- a CDS encoding CPBP family intramembrane glutamic endopeptidase translates to MEIVKIWRNTFIELFLETYSFFIPPKHLKNYVSFPILLAFLLGGTGYFFHPLNKTSVLKLIWIAFMEELTWRVLIQEQLNTLLHNKKLYSVSVSCIVTSVFFALFHLFRQPAAMAALVFFPAMIFGMLWDKYKNPYVCIGMHFWYNFTFFYF, encoded by the coding sequence ATGGAAATAGTAAAAATTTGGAGGAATACTTTCATAGAATTGTTTTTGGAAACATATTCTTTTTTTATTCCTCCGAAACACCTGAAAAACTATGTATCGTTTCCGATACTCCTCGCTTTCCTTTTGGGAGGGACAGGATATTTCTTTCATCCTCTAAACAAGACAAGCGTATTGAAACTCATTTGGATTGCCTTCATGGAAGAATTGACATGGCGGGTTCTTATTCAAGAGCAGCTGAATACGTTACTGCACAACAAAAAATTATATTCCGTTTCAGTGTCCTGCATTGTGACCAGCGTATTTTTCGCTCTTTTCCACCTCTTTCGGCAACCTGCCGCCATGGCGGCGCTTGTTTTCTTTCCCGCGATGATTTTCGGCATGTTATGGGATAAATATAAAAATCCTTATGTCTGTATCGGAATGCATTTTTGGTATAATTTCACATTTTTTTACTTTTAA
- a CDS encoding tetratricopeptide repeat protein — protein sequence MKRILLCSFFFLILLCGCAAQSNNAERLAPLDISKAFNAYDNNECSKSIQIFSEADNLQKNPIILNGLGMSYLQCKQPENAVKVFKEAVSLVPNSAALQANLGIAYYENNQIAEAKEKFKLALELDPQLMEAVIGDATILIHEKQPEKALKILFDFAQNYPDEPIIKYNEAIAFYEMGMYADSIKLLQEYTAQMPDDAYAWNALAVAQQKNNRFDDALASIDKAIALYPVDGYFYYNKGNILKDKNKYADADKEYSRAISFLPELAEAYVNRGDIRFLLRKTKEGCEDLQKACSLGSCERLEIYKDAGRCLGGIWK from the coding sequence ATGAAACGGATTTTACTTTGTTCTTTCTTTTTTCTCATATTGTTATGCGGCTGCGCAGCGCAGTCAAACAATGCTGAACGACTGGCGCCGCTCGACATCTCAAAGGCATTCAATGCCTATGACAACAACGAATGTTCAAAAAGCATCCAAATTTTTTCAGAAGCCGACAATCTGCAAAAAAATCCTATTATCCTAAACGGGCTCGGCATGAGTTACCTGCAATGCAAACAACCGGAAAACGCCGTCAAAGTTTTCAAGGAAGCAGTCAGCCTTGTTCCCAATTCCGCCGCATTGCAGGCAAATTTAGGCATCGCATATTATGAGAACAATCAAATTGCCGAGGCAAAAGAAAAATTCAAACTGGCATTGGAGCTTGACCCTCAGCTGATGGAAGCCGTTATCGGCGATGCGACAATATTGATTCACGAAAAACAGCCTGAAAAAGCATTGAAAATTCTTTTCGATTTCGCACAGAATTATCCCGATGAGCCGATTATAAAATATAATGAAGCCATCGCATTTTATGAAATGGGCATGTATGCCGACAGTATCAAATTACTGCAGGAATACACAGCACAAATGCCGGACGATGCGTATGCCTGGAACGCTCTTGCCGTCGCCCAGCAAAAAAACAACCGCTTTGACGACGCATTGGCAAGCATTGATAAGGCGATAGCCCTGTATCCTGTTGACGGATATTTTTATTACAACAAAGGCAACATATTGAAAGACAAGAACAAATACGCCGACGCGGACAAGGAATACAGCCGTGCGATCAGCTTTTTGCCCGAACTTGCGGAAGCCTATGTCAATCGCGGTGACATCCGGTTTTTGCTGAGAAAAACCAAAGAAGGCTGTGAAGACCTGCAAAAAGCCTGTTCTCTGGGAAGCTGTGAACGTCTGGAAATTTATAAGGATGCGGGAAGATGTCTCGGAGGAATATGGAAATAG
- a CDS encoding pilus assembly FimT family protein, which translates to MMKTHGNHSSDNAFTLLELTISLVLISILMSVSINFLWPFDKNILDSVNEIIDAKTEAKSLAIFNGEQLDLVFYPQKILIANHGKTYKEFTLSHGSEITEINNKALTNGFFNLAVSKIGLSEECLIKVKNKNNYKIIYLPTIGEPLTFDNDMDFDKIHKEYL; encoded by the coding sequence ATGATGAAAACGCACGGCAATCACTCCTCCGACAATGCTTTTACGCTCCTGGAGCTGACGATAAGCTTGGTTTTAATAAGCATTCTCATGAGCGTATCCATTAATTTTTTATGGCCGTTCGACAAAAATATTTTGGATAGCGTCAATGAAATAATCGATGCTAAAACCGAGGCTAAAAGCTTAGCCATTTTTAATGGCGAGCAGCTTGATTTGGTTTTTTATCCCCAAAAAATCCTTATTGCCAATCATGGGAAAACATATAAAGAATTTACGCTTTCCCATGGTTCCGAAATAACGGAAATCAATAATAAGGCGCTGACGAACGGTTTTTTCAATCTTGCTGTCAGCAAAATCGGATTGTCGGAAGAATGCCTGATTAAAGTGAAAAACAAAAACAACTATAAAATCATCTACCTGCCAACGATAGGGGAACCCCTCACCTTTGATAACGATATGGATTTCGACAAAATCCATAAGGAGTATTTATGA
- the gspG gene encoding type II secretion system major pseudopilin GspG produces MLHSKKNDGFTLLELMIVLVILSILGAIITPQFMDEPHKARVVQAQMQIENLSTAVKKFYLDNGFYPSTEQGLEALVTKPTMGKTPKNYPANGYISKLPDDPWGNPYVYIVPGERTPFEIMSFGADGQEGGENEDQDIYGKDTAKE; encoded by the coding sequence ATGTTGCACTCTAAAAAAAATGACGGATTCACTTTGCTTGAATTAATGATTGTTTTGGTAATTCTCAGCATCTTAGGCGCCATCATCACCCCGCAGTTCATGGATGAGCCCCACAAGGCAAGAGTTGTGCAGGCACAAATGCAAATCGAAAATTTATCGACAGCAGTGAAAAAATTCTATTTGGATAACGGATTTTATCCCTCAACGGAACAAGGCTTGGAAGCCCTTGTGACAAAACCGACCATGGGAAAAACACCTAAAAATTATCCAGCGAACGGCTATATCAGCAAGCTTCCGGACGACCCATGGGGAAATCCTTATGTTTATATCGTTCCCGGGGAAAGAACCCCTTTTGAAATCATGAGCTTCGGTGCCGACGGACAGGAAGGGGGAGAAAACGAAGACCAGGACATTTACGGAAAAGATACTGCGAAAGAATGA
- a CDS encoding prepilin-type N-terminal cleavage/methylation domain-containing protein: protein MNNNGFTLIELLIAMSLTSVIGMVLFSTYDMVMQFGTESKKIVFQKEQERLFSTILDNDFANISIVHNKPIPVFLTPQEHSARFKQFAGAEKNTSGSDILVISLQTTFQIHGGAPKNALPPAYAVEYYLRKSRQNTYVLIRRERPFAGIDTDFRTTELLLDKNIKEIDIQALWNEQYYSNWSEKTTADKNFYPQAFKFTISYSDRKNFTFIVPVPAKERDSR, encoded by the coding sequence ATGAACAATAACGGATTTACGCTGATAGAACTCTTAATAGCCATGAGCCTGACCTCGGTCATAGGCATGGTTCTTTTTTCAACATACGATATGGTGATGCAGTTCGGCACTGAAAGCAAAAAAATTGTTTTTCAAAAAGAGCAGGAACGCTTGTTTTCAACAATATTGGATAATGATTTCGCAAATATTTCCATTGTTCACAACAAACCTATACCTGTGTTTCTTACTCCCCAGGAACATTCCGCACGGTTCAAACAATTCGCCGGCGCAGAAAAAAACACTTCCGGTTCCGACATATTGGTCATTTCATTGCAGACAACGTTCCAAATACATGGCGGCGCACCCAAAAACGCGCTTCCTCCCGCATATGCCGTGGAATATTATTTACGAAAATCCCGGCAAAACACGTATGTTTTAATACGCAGGGAACGTCCGTTCGCCGGTATCGATACGGATTTTCGGACGACGGAGCTGCTTTTGGACAAAAACATCAAAGAAATAGACATCCAAGCGTTATGGAACGAACAATATTATTCAAACTGGTCCGAAAAAACCACAGCCGATAAGAATTTTTATCCCCAAGCGTTTAAATTTACCATTTCATATTCCGACAGAAAAAACTTCACGTTTATCGTTCCGGTTCCGGCAAAAGAAAGAGATAGCCGATGA
- a CDS encoding PulJ/GspJ family protein encodes MNENSAFTLLEVLISLSILSIVAVISVQQIGRQQESIAFNLWQDAVIYKEREILTNIIQSKNYEQSGTLAPENPKISWKSEIKTIDGQYQLKILSVNFKNENSKNGQSVTMEYILP; translated from the coding sequence ATGAATGAAAACAGCGCTTTCACCCTGTTAGAAGTATTGATTTCATTGTCGATACTCAGCATTGTCGCCGTCATTTCCGTTCAGCAAATTGGACGGCAGCAAGAAAGCATAGCGTTTAATCTCTGGCAGGATGCCGTCATTTATAAGGAAAGGGAAATTTTAACCAATATCATCCAATCCAAGAATTATGAACAATCGGGAACGCTCGCTCCTGAAAATCCGAAAATTTCATGGAAATCCGAAATAAAAACAATTGACGGGCAATATCAGCTCAAAATACTTTCAGTCAATTTTAAAAATGAAAATTCCAAAAACGGTCAAAGTGTCACCATGGAGTACATATTACCATGA
- a CDS encoding PilN domain-containing protein, translating to MNKLYIVLIEKSAHWHVSVWKKNFFLPFLLAEKKYAKTNPEELTAAIADDLKSSCPQSIKNSVWHICLDPKNVIVKEWKFPFSSPAKIKKAIGIMLDVEMPQANLFTHTAIIGKKEKNDTETTAYTLSCLTSFLTSWYLLTDRYGAAQTKITFLPFPYLLGQNHAEEKNYLALYDETFFSICRKKNQIKKLYYIQLLKNEQNGKYFNAAMNFILPHAEHAEFVIISENKRELKEYLDKEINYAPYIAIPKLQALSDILKKCAFFKKKSPFKHAVYSTENIVAHNILLSFGSASLFFTHKNKTNSPEKTNENSQLEKLLNPNFIPCYLIVFCLVLGLSSLSLKLTALKNENESYLTEIQNSYKKAVPDAPSFSNFKQLKSVLLNRIAPESAAHSQNTPLAVLDRLSERLPDKEKIILTNFNMNKNIVSINASTINYEELDNITNALKADSDISNVKVTNASIIKGQNKFSINFEITFNVEDTI from the coding sequence ATGAATAAGCTCTATATCGTCCTTATTGAAAAATCAGCGCATTGGCATGTTTCCGTCTGGAAAAAAAACTTTTTCCTGCCCTTTTTGCTTGCTGAAAAAAAATACGCCAAAACAAATCCCGAAGAGCTGACAGCCGCAATTGCTGACGACCTGAAAAGCAGCTGCCCGCAATCCATAAAAAACAGCGTATGGCATATTTGCCTCGACCCTAAAAACGTCATCGTCAAAGAATGGAAATTTCCTTTTTCCTCGCCCGCAAAAATAAAAAAAGCCATCGGCATAATGCTTGATGTCGAAATGCCGCAGGCAAACCTGTTCACCCATACCGCAATCATCGGCAAAAAAGAAAAAAACGATACGGAAACAACAGCATACACGCTCTCTTGCCTAACGTCTTTTTTAACATCATGGTATTTATTGACGGACCGATACGGCGCCGCGCAAACCAAAATAACCTTTTTGCCTTTCCCTTATCTCTTAGGACAAAACCATGCGGAAGAAAAAAACTATCTGGCTCTTTACGATGAAACGTTCTTTTCCATTTGCCGTAAAAAAAATCAAATAAAAAAACTCTATTATATTCAACTGCTTAAAAATGAACAAAACGGCAAATATTTCAATGCCGCCATGAACTTCATTTTGCCCCATGCGGAACATGCGGAATTTGTCATCATCAGCGAAAACAAACGGGAATTGAAAGAATACCTCGACAAAGAAATAAATTATGCTCCGTACATCGCAATTCCCAAATTGCAAGCCCTCTCGGATATATTGAAAAAATGCGCGTTTTTTAAGAAAAAATCACCGTTCAAGCATGCGGTTTACAGCACTGAAAACATTGTCGCCCATAATATCCTTCTGTCTTTCGGCTCGGCTTCATTATTTTTCACCCATAAAAACAAAACAAATTCACCGGAAAAAACAAATGAAAACTCGCAGCTGGAAAAACTGCTCAACCCGAATTTCATTCCTTGTTATCTTATTGTGTTTTGTCTTGTCTTGGGATTAAGCTCCCTCAGCCTCAAGCTGACAGCTCTTAAAAATGAAAATGAGAGCTATTTAACGGAAATTCAAAACAGTTATAAAAAAGCGGTTCCGGACGCCCCCTCTTTTTCCAATTTCAAGCAGTTGAAAAGCGTGCTTTTAAACAGAATAGCTCCGGAATCAGCCGCGCATTCCCAAAATACGCCTTTAGCCGTTTTGGACCGCCTAAGCGAACGTTTGCCGGATAAGGAAAAAATCATCCTGACAAATTTCAATATGAACAAAAATATTGTTTCAATCAATGCAAGCACCATAAATTACGAAGAGCTGGATAACATAACAAACGCGTTGAAAGCGGATTCCGATATTTCAAACGTGAAAGTCACAAACGCATCCATCATCAAAGGTCAAAACAAATTCAGCATCAATTTTGAAATCACCTTCAATGTGGAGGATACCATATGA